From the Oryza glaberrima chromosome 5, OglaRS2, whole genome shotgun sequence genome, one window contains:
- the LOC127773269 gene encoding polygalacturonase inhibitor-like: MEMARAVVLLLLAVAALSCTSAAASGPSCHADDSAALLAVKAAFNNASFFEYWTPEFPCCDWYGVDCGDDYLPSDDRVISLAITRDDNITGTIPGDAIAGLTRLRDITFFKVPGITGPIPAALANISGLRVLTISHTAVSGPIPSFIGDKFTDLGILDLSFNSLTGAIPASLAKPPKLNSIDLSRNRLTGSIPRLLLSKAGQQAFLTLSHNNLTGRIPAEFGAVNFVQIDLSRNQLTGDASMLFGSGKKELVSAYLSRNALSFNMSQLQLPEELNFLDVSHNSIYGSIPAQMANMTDIQLLNVSYNRLCGEVPTGGNMPSFDAYCFQHNKCLCGAPLSPCTH, encoded by the coding sequence ATGGAAATGGCGCGCGCCGTCGTCCTGCTCctgctggcggtggcggcgttgaGCTGCACTagtgcggcggcgtcggggccgAGCTGCCACGCCGACGACAGCGCCGCTCTGCTGGCCGTGAAGGCGGCCTTCAACAACGCCTCCTTCTTCGAGTACTGGACGCCCGAATTCCCCTGCTGCGACTGGTACGGCGTCGACTGCGGCGACGACTACCTCCCCTCCGACGACCGCGTCATCAGCCTCGCCATCACACGCGACGACAACATCACCGGCACCATCCCCGgcgacgccatcgccggccTCACCCGCCTCCGGGACATCACCTTCTTCAAGGTCCCAGGCATCACGGGCCCCAtccccgccgcgctcgccaaCATCTCCGGCCTCAGGGTGCTCACCATCTCCCACACCGCCGTCTCCGGCCCCATCCCGTCCTTCATCGGTGACAAGTTCACCGACCTCGGAATCCTCGATCTCTCCTTCAACTCGCTCACCGGCGCCATCCCGGCGAGCCTCGCCAAGCCCCCGAAGCTGAACTCCATCGACCTCAGCCGCAACCGCCTCACCGGGAGCATCCCGCGGCTGCTGCTGAGCAAGGCCGGGCAGCAAGCGTTCCTGACGCTGTCCCACAACAACCTGACGGGGAGGATCCCGGCGGAGTTCGGCGCCGTCAACTTCGTGCAGATCGACCTGTCGCGCAACcagctcaccggcgacgcgTCGATGCTGTTCGGGTCGGGGAAGAAGGAGCTCGTCAGCGCGTACCTGTCGCGCAACGCGCTGAGCTTCAACATGTCGCAGCTGCAGCTGCCGGAAGAGCTGAATTTCCTGGACGTGAGCCACAACTCCATCTACGGCAGCATCCCGGCGCAGATGGCCAACATGACGGACATACAGCTGCTCAACGTCAGCTACAACAGGCTCTGCGGCGAGGTGCCCACCGGCGGCAACATGCCCAGCTTCGACGCCTACTGCTTCCAGCACAACAAGTGCCTCTGCGGCGCGCCGCTTTCTCCCTGCACCCATTGA
- the LOC127773267 gene encoding probable phosphoribosylformylglycinamidine synthase, chloroplastic/mitochondrial produces the protein MASPGEMSVSNPLRFQGFPCNLGKRNGFIAARSSGLRRSQQCFHRHLCWPGVRRASVPNVRLLPTPGALVSRGLDSSLVHKSDNASEAGVIQLYRIPYLQDSETIELLRQVQAKVSSNIVGIKTEQCFNIQLDNALASEKLATLQWLLAETYEPDKLQAQSFLEEEVARNPYSVIVEVGPRMTFSTAFSTNAVSICKSLSLMEVTRLERSRRYLLCLDPGYGPLDESQLNDFTALVHDRMTECVYPKKLTSFHSDVVPEPVRIVPVIERGREALEEINVKMGLAFDEQDIKYYTHLFRDDIKRNPTTVELFDIAQSNSEHSRHWFFNGKLVIDGETMPRTLFQLVKSPLKANPDNNSVIGFNDNSSAIKGYPANQLRPTVPGSTSPLSVMMRELDILFTAETHNFPCAVAPYPGAETGAGGRIRDTHATGKGSFVVASTAGYCVGNLRIEGAYAPWEDPSFSYPSNLASPLQILIDASDGASDYGNKFGEPLIQGFTRNFGTRLLNGERREWLKPIMFSGAIGQIDHAHISKGDPEIGMLVVKIGGPAYRIGMGGGAASSMVSGQNDAELDFNAVQRGDAEMAQKLYRVVRACAEMGESNPIISIHDQGAGGNCNVVKEIIYPKGAEIDIRSIVVGDHTLSVLEIWGAEYQEQDALLVKPESRSLLESLCERERVSMAVIGTINGCGKIVLIDSAAVEHAKLNGLPPPTPVEDLELEKVLGDMPQKTFEFKRVSVVSEPLDIARGVTIMDALKRVLSLPSVCSKRFLTTKVDRCVTGLVAQQQTVGPLQLPLADVAVIAQTYTDLTGGACAIGEQPTKGLLNPKAMARLAIGEALTNLVWAKVSSLSDVKASGNWMYAAKLDGEGADMYDAAVALADCMIQLGIAIDGGKDSLSMAAQCDGEVVKAPGNLVISAYVTCPDITLTVTPDLKLGKDGVLLHIDLSKGKRRLGGSALAQAFDQIGNDCPDIDDVLYLKKAFEAVQELLGERLISAGHDISDGGLIVSVLEMAFAGNCGVKLNIDSEDSSLLQALFAEELGLLLEVHLKDLSVVKQKLQAGGISANVIGKVTASPDIELVVDGRLHLKEKTSDLRDIWEETSFQLEGLQRLKSCVRLEKEGLKHRTSPSWSLSFTPKFTDEKLLTASSKPKVAILREEGSNGDREMAAAFYAAGFEPWDITMSDLLAGKSSLEDYRGIAFVGGFSYADVLDSAKGWAASIRFNQPLIQQFQNFYNRPDTFSLGVCNGCQLMALLGWVPGSDVGGSLGSGGDMSQPRFIHNESGRFECRFTSVSIGASPAIMFKGMEGSTMGIWSAHGEGRAFFPDENVLASVVKSNLAPVRYCDDANNITEVYPFNPNGSPLGIAALCSPDGRHLAMMPHPERCFMMWQYPWSPKDWQLEKSGPSPWLRMFQNAREWCS, from the exons ATGGCATCTCCGGGTGAAATGTCAGTAAGCAATCCATTACGCTTCCAAGGCTTTCCTTGTAATCTG GGAAAAAGAAATGGTTTCATTGCTGCAAGGAGTTCTGGACTGAGAAGATCTCAGCAGTGCTTCCATAGACACCTTTGTTGGCCAGGTGTTCGAAGAGCTTCAGTTCCTAATGTCCGATTGCTGCCAACTCCTGGTGCTTTGGTTTCCAGGGGACTTGACAGTTCATTGGTTCACAAATCTGATAATGCATCAGAAGCTGGAGTTATTCAATTATATCGTATACCATATCTTCAAGACAGTGAGACAATTGAGCTGCTCAGGCAAGTGCAAGCAAAGGTTTCTTCTAATATTGTGGGTATAAAGACCGAACAATGCTTCAACATTCAATTGGATAATGCATTAGCTTCGGAGAAGCTTGCAACACTGCAGTGGCTCTTAGCAGAAACCTATGAACCTGATAAGTTACAAGCACAAAGCTTTCTGGAGGAGGAAGTCGCTAGGAACCCTTATAGTGTCATTGTTGAGGTTGGTCCCCGGATGACTTTTTCAACAGCGTTCTCAACCAATGCCGTCTCAATATGTAAATCTCTCTCATTGATGGAAGTAACTCGCTTGGAGAGATCAAGGAGATACCTTTTATGCTTGGATCCTGGCTATGGTCCACTTGATGAAAGCCAGCTTAACGACTTTACTGCTTTGGTTCATGATAGAATGACAGAGTGTGTTTATCCTAAGAAGCTCACATCATTTCATTCAGATGTAGTTCCTGAACCTGTCCGTATTGTTCCAGTCATTGAAAGGGGAAGAGAAGCTCTGGAAGAAATAAATGTGAAGATGGGACTTGCTTTTGATGAACAAGATATCAAGTACTATACCCACCTCTTCAGAGATGACATCAAACGGAACCCAACCACTGTTGAACTTTTCGACATTGCACAATCCAACAGTGAGCACAGCAGGCATTGGTTTTTTAATGGAAAGCTTGTGATAGATGGAGAGACCATGCCGAGAACCTTGTTTCAGTTAGTGAAGAGTCCCCTGAAAGCTAACCCCGATAATAACTCAGTCATCGGATTTAATGACAACTCAAGTGCAATAAAGGGATATCCAGCAAATCAGCTACGCCCAACAGTTCCAGGCTCCACTTCACCATTATCTGTTATGATGCGTGAGCTTGATATTTTATTCACAGCAGAAACCCATAATTTTCCATGTGCTGTGGCACCTTATCCAGGAGCTGAAACAGGTGCAGGTGGTCGCATAAGGGACACACATGCCACTGGAAAGGGTTCTTTTGTTGTTGCTTCTACTGCTGGCTATTGTGTTGGTAATCTCCGAATTGAAGGTGCATATGCACCCTGGGAGGATCCATCCTTTTCATATCCGTCGAATTTGGCCTCCCCTTTGCAAATTCTTATTGATGCTAGCGATGGCGCTTCTGACTATGGGAACAAGTTTGGTGAACCTCTAATTCAGGGATTTACTAGAAATTTTGGGACGAGGTTGCTTAATGGGGAACGGCGCGAGTGGCTGAAGCCAATAATGTTTAGTGGGGCAATCGGGCAAATTGACCATGCACATATATCTAAGGGGGATCCAGAAATTGGCATGCTAGTTGTGAAGATTGGTGGCCCAGCATACAGAATTGgtatgggtggtggtgctgcctCCAGCATGGTTAGTGGACAAAATGATGCAGAGCTCGATTTCAATGCAGTACAGCGTGGAGATGCTGAAATGGCACAGAAATTATATCGTGTGGTCAGGGCATGCGCGGAAATGGGAGAGAGCAACCCTATCATCAGCATTCATGACCAGGGTGCTGGAGGAAACTGCAATGTGGTGAAGGAAATAATCTATCCTAAGGGCGCTGAAATTGATATACGTTCAATTGTTGTCGGTGATCATACATTGTCTGTCTTGGAGATATGGGGTGCTGAGTACCAGGAACAAGATGCACTTCTGGTGAAGCCTGAGAGCAGAAGCCTTTTAGAGTCACTTTGTGAAAGGGAAAGGGTTTCAATGGCTGTCATTGGGACAATCAATGGATGTGGAAAGATTGTTTTGATTGACAGTGCTGCTGTGGAGCATGCGAAGTTAAATGGCCTTCCTCCTCCAACCCCTGTTGAGGATCTCGAGCTTGAAAAGGTTCTAGGAGATATGCCCCAAAAGACCTTTGAATTCAAGCGAGTCTCTGTAGTCAGTGAGCCCTTAGATATTGCCCGTGGAGTAACAATCATGGATGCTCTGAAGCGAGTATTGAGTCTTCCATCTGTATGCTCTAAGCGTTTCTTAACCACAAAAGTTGACAGGTGTGTGACAGGTCTTGTTGCACAACAGCAGACAGTTGGACCTCTCCAACTTCCTCTTGCAGATGTGGCTGTGATCGCACAGACATACACTGATCTAACAGGTGGTGCCTGTGCCATTGGAGAACAGCCAACGAAAGGTTTACTTAATCCCAAGGCCATGGCAAGACTTGCTATTGGGGAGGCCTTGACTAATCTGGTTTGGGCTAAAGTTTCATCACTTTCTGATGTCAAAGCAAGTGGTAACTGGATGTATGCTGCAAAGCTTGATGGAGAAGGTGCAGATATGTATGATGCTGCTGTTGCATTGGCTGACTGCATGATTCAACTTGGTATTGCAATTGATGGGGGAAAGGACAGTCTTTCCATGGCAGCTCAATGTGATGGTGAGGTCGTCAAGGCTCCTGGAAATCTGGTCATCAGTGCTTATGTGACATGTCCTGATATAACATTGACGGTAACTCCTGATTTGAAGCTTGGCAAGGATGGAGTTTTGCTGCACATTGACCTCAGCAAAGGAAAGCGCCGGCTTGGTGGTTCTGCTCTTGCACAGGCTTTTGATCAAATTGGAAATGACTGCCCAGACATTGATGATGTCCTGTACTTGAAGAAAGCCTTTGAGGCCGTTCAGGAATTGCTTGGTGAGCGTCTTATTTCAGCTGGCCATGACATTAGTGATGGAGGTCTTATTGTGAGTGTTCTTGAGATGGCATTTGCTGGTAATTGCGGTGTTAAGCTGAACATTGACTCAGAAGATTCTAGCCTTCTTCAAGCACTATTTGCCGAGGAGCTTGGCCTTCTACTTGAAGTGCATTTGAAAGATCTGAGTGTTGTGAAACAAAAGCTTCAAGCAGGAGGCATTTCCGCTAATGTAATTGGAAAAGTTACAGCATCACCAGATATTGAGCTGGTTGTTGATGGCAGGCTGCATCTTAAGGAAAAAACTTCAGATCTCAGGGATATCTGGGAGGAAACAAGCTTCCAGCTTGAGGGGCTACAACGTCTGAAATCTTGTGTCAGACTTGAGAAAGAAGGATTAAAGCACAGAACATCACCATCATGGTCTTTGTCTTTCACTCCCAAATTTACAGATGAAAAACTGCTGACTGCATCCTCAAAGCCAAAAGTTGCCATCCTTCGTGAAGAAGGGAGCAATGGTGATAGGGAGATGGCTGCTGCATTCTATGCTGCTGGATTCGAACCATGGGATATCACAATGTCAGACCTCTTAGCTGGGAAGTCTTCTCTAGAGGATTACCGTGGGATTGCGTTTGTCGGTGGTTTTAGCTATGCAGATGTTCTTGATTCAGCTAAAGGTTGGGCTGCATCAATCAGGTTTAACCAACCCCTCATACAGCAGTTCCAGAATTTCTACAATAGGCCGGACACTTTCAGCCTTGGGGTGTGCAATGGTTGTCAGCTAATGGCTCTTCTTGGCTGGGTACCAGGATCAGATGTTGGAGGTTCTCTTGGTTCAGGTGGGGACATGTCCCAGCCAAGATTTATTCACAATGAATCTGGTCGTTTTGAGTGCCGGTTTACTAGTGTCTCTATAGGGGCCTCTCCTGCTATCATGTTCAAAGGAATGGAAGGTTCTACAATGGGCATTTGGAGTGCTCACGGTGAGGGGAGAGCTTTCTTCCCAGATGAAAATGTTCTAGCTAGTGTTGTAAAGTCTAACCTGGCTCCTGTGCGGTACTGTGACGATGCTAATAACATAACTGAAGTCTACCCATTCAATCCCAATGGCTCTCCACTTGGCATTGCAGCCCTTTGCTCCCCTGATGGAAGACATCTTGCTATGATGCCACACCCAGAGCGTTGCTTCATGATGTGGCAATATCCATGGTCTCCCAAGGATTGGCAGCTTGAGAAGAGTGGTCCCAGCCCCTGGCTGCGCATGTTCCAGAATGCTAGAGAATGGTGTTCATAA
- the LOC127773268 gene encoding polygalacturonase inhibitor 1-like has protein sequence MSSFFCGYPFQVLLLDAQQFAVLLLMNRIVEGRSRTRHLGQEDTNCRMRRLIVLFKAVGAKLLPSEQLANLITPSPSTYIYPHTHIVQDKLRQNRSEVEMVRAIGPLLLLAHVLVFVVSIAAAAAPVRRPRCDAGDRAALLAVKAAFNNASYFQSWTPDIACCHWYGVDCGGDDYDYDPTDGDRVLSLAIIRDDNVTGGIPGDAIARLTRLQELMFFKVPGVTGPIPAALATLTALRELTISRTALSGSIPSFIGDKFTALQSLDLSFNSLTGAIPASLAKPPKLISIDLSRNQLTGSIPRLLLSKAGQQAFLTLSHNNLSGRIPAAFGAVNFVQIDLSRNQLTGDASMLFGSGKKELGSVYLSRNALSFDMSELRLPERLSFLDVSHNAIRGGIPAQVANLSNLQLLNVSYNRMCGEVPTGGNMARFDAYCFQHNKCLCGAPLAACH, from the exons ATGTCATCTTTCTTCTGTGGCTATCCTTTTCAGGTTCTGCTATTGGATGCACAGCAATTTGCAGTCCTGCTGTTGATGAACCGTATTGTCGAAG GTAGAAGTAGAACAAGGCACTTGGGGCAAGAGGACACAAATTGTAGAATGCGTCGTTTGATTGTTTTGTTCAAAGCGGTTGGCGCCAAACTCCTTCCATCTGAACAACTCGCCAATCTGATTACTCCCTCTCCgtctacatatatatacccccaCACCCACATCGTTCAAGATAAGCTGAGACAAAATCGATCGGAGGTCGAAATGGTGCGCGCCATCGGGCCCCTGCTCCTGCTCGCCCACGTGCTCGTGTTCGTGGTGTccattgcggcggcggcggcgcccgtgcGACGGCCACGCTgcgacgccggcgaccgcgccgcgcTACTCGCCGTGAAGGCGGCCTTCAACAACGCGTCCTACTTCCAGTCCTGGACGCCCGACATCGCCTGCTGCCACTGGTACGGCGtcgactgcggcggcgacgactacgACTACGACCCCACCGACGGCGACCGCGTCCTCAGCCTCGCCATCATACGCGATGACAACGTCACCGGCGGCATACCAGGCGACGCCATCGCCCGCCTCACCCGCCTCCAGGAGCTCATGTTCTTCAAGGTCCCCGGCGTCACCGGCCCCAtccccgccgcgctcgccacgCTCACAGCCCTCAGGGAGCTCACCATCTCCCGCACCGCCCTCTCCGGCTCCATCCCTTCCTTCATCGGCGACAAGTTCACCGCGCTCCAGTCTCTCGACCTCTCCTTCAACTCGCTCACCGGCGCCATCCCGGCGAGCCTCGCCAAGCCCCCGAAGCTCATCTCCATCGACCTCAGCCGCAACCAGCTCACCGGGAGCATCCCGCGGCTGCTGCTGAGCAAGGCCGGGCAGCAAGCGTTCCTGACGCTGTCACACAACAACCTGTCCGGGAGGATCCCGGCGGCGTTCGGCGCCGTCAACTTCGTGCAGATCGACCTGTCGCGAAACcagctcaccggcgacgcgTCGATGCTGTTCGGGTCGGGGAAGAAGGAGCTCGGCAGCGTCTACCTGTCGCGCAACGCGCTGAGCTTCGACATGTCGGAGCTGCGGCTGCCGGAGCGGCTGAGCTTCCTGGACGTGAGCCACAACGCCATCCGCGGCGGCATCCCGGCGCAGGTGGCGAATCTGAGCAACCTGCAGCTGCTCAACGTCAGCTACAACAGGATGTGCGGCGAGGTGCCCACCGGCGGTAACATGGCGAGGTTCGACGCCTACTGCTTCCAGCACAACAAGTGCCTCTGCggtgcgccgctcgccgcctgccATTGA
- the LOC127773346 gene encoding uncharacterized protein LOC127773346 — protein MAMEMEMLLAKNKMLLLMLSTLLEAMPPQRQGGNHLSGSISIPAEFAAVNLARIDLSAHRRRCSIGRGKAAQAIDVSRNALELELELPEQVVTVDVSHNMHHLRRRS, from the coding sequence ATGGCCATGGAAATGGAAATGCTGCTTGCTAAGAATAAGATGCTCCTCCTCATGCTCTCCACTCTCCTCGAAGCAATGCCACCCCAGCGACAGGGCGGCAACCACCTCTCCGGGAGCATCAGCATCCCGGCGGAGTTCGCCGCCGTCAACTTGGCGCGCATCGACCTGTCagctcaccggcggcgctgTTCGATCGGGCGAGGGAAGGCCGCGCAGGCCATCGACGTGTCGCGCAACGCgttggagttggagttggagctgcCGGAGCAGGTGGTCACCGTGGACGTGAGCCACAACATGCATCATCTACGGCGACGAAGCTGA